One region of Bosea sp. 29B genomic DNA includes:
- the ccoN gene encoding cytochrome-c oxidase, cbb3-type subunit I — protein sequence MVAALTLDERQRAIGVSALLALCGLAMAIAGGHDPFGVHGVIVMLFGVGVIFLVLSRYFEPEPSEERLSRYFDDPTRAGIVLSLGWAVVGMFFGVWVAALLAWPDFTFDAGWASFGRIRPVHTSGVIFGFGGNALIATSFHVLQRTSRARLPDQFSPWFVLIGYNLFCVLAASGYLMGVTQSKEYAEPEWYADLWLVIVWVVYFLIYIRTLQRRKEPHIYVANWYYMAFILVVAVLHIVNNLAVPVSWGLAKSYSLFAGVQDAMTQWWYGHNAVAFFLTAGFLGMLYYYLPKRAGRPIFSYRLSIISFWGITFMYMWAGSHHLHYTALPQWVQTLGMTFSVVLLVPSWASAGNALATLNGAWDKVRDDATLRFMMVAAVFYGLSTFEGSFMAIRSVNSLSHYTDWTVGHVHAGALGWVAMITFGSLYALVPWMWKVEKIYSPRLIEVHFWLALSGTIIYVFAMWNSGIIQGLMWRTYNDSGTLAYSFIDSLVAMRPYYIARTVGGLLFLLGAIVAAYNVWMTIKMARAQVAAVEGETDLPALQAAGVTPQAGE from the coding sequence ATGGTTGCGGCACTGACACTTGACGAACGCCAACGCGCCATCGGTGTGTCGGCGCTTCTCGCGCTATGCGGGCTGGCGATGGCTATCGCTGGAGGGCACGATCCGTTCGGGGTTCATGGCGTCATCGTCATGCTCTTCGGCGTGGGCGTCATCTTCCTCGTACTGTCGCGCTATTTCGAGCCAGAACCGTCGGAGGAGCGGCTGTCGCGCTACTTCGACGATCCGACTAGAGCGGGCATCGTTCTCTCGCTTGGCTGGGCCGTCGTTGGCATGTTCTTCGGAGTATGGGTCGCGGCGCTGCTGGCCTGGCCGGATTTCACTTTTGACGCGGGCTGGGCGAGCTTCGGCCGCATCCGTCCAGTTCATACCTCGGGCGTGATCTTCGGTTTCGGCGGCAATGCGCTGATAGCAACGTCCTTCCACGTGCTGCAGCGCACCTCGCGTGCGCGGCTCCCCGACCAGTTCAGTCCTTGGTTCGTGTTGATCGGCTACAATCTGTTCTGCGTGCTCGCGGCCAGCGGTTACCTGATGGGCGTGACGCAATCGAAGGAATATGCCGAACCTGAGTGGTATGCCGACCTCTGGCTTGTCATTGTGTGGGTTGTCTATTTCCTGATCTACATCCGCACGCTTCAGCGGCGGAAGGAACCGCATATCTACGTCGCCAACTGGTACTATATGGCCTTCATCCTGGTGGTGGCCGTCTTGCATATCGTCAATAATCTGGCGGTGCCGGTCTCATGGGGTTTAGCGAAGAGCTATTCGCTTTTTGCCGGCGTCCAGGATGCGATGACGCAATGGTGGTACGGCCATAACGCGGTGGCCTTCTTCTTGACCGCCGGCTTTCTCGGGATGCTGTACTATTATCTGCCCAAGCGCGCGGGACGGCCAATCTTCTCATATCGGCTGTCGATCATCAGTTTCTGGGGCATCACCTTCATGTACATGTGGGCGGGCTCGCACCACCTTCACTACACGGCTCTGCCGCAATGGGTGCAGACGCTGGGCATGACCTTCTCGGTCGTGCTGCTGGTGCCGTCCTGGGCTTCGGCCGGCAATGCGCTGGCGACGCTGAACGGCGCCTGGGACAAGGTGCGCGACGACGCCACGCTGCGCTTCATGATGGTCGCTGCCGTGTTCTACGGCCTCTCGACCTTCGAGGGTTCGTTCATGGCGATCCGCTCGGTCAACTCGCTCTCGCACTATACCGATTGGACCGTCGGCCACGTCCATGCCGGGGCGCTGGGCTGGGTGGCGATGATTACCTTCGGCTCGCTCTACGCGCTGGTGCCGTGGATGTGGAAGGTCGAGAAAATATACTCGCCACGACTGATCGAAGTCCATTTCTGGCTCGCGCTCTCGGGCACTATCATCTACGTCTTCGCGATGTGGAACTCAGGCATCATTCAAGGCCTGATGTGGCGCACCTACAACGACAGCGGCACGCTGGCCTATTCGTTTATCGACAGTCTAGTCGCGATGCGTCCGTATTACATCGCGCGCACCGTCGGTGGCCTGTTATTCCTGCTCGGCGCGATCGTCGCCGCCTACAATGTCTGGATGACGATCAAGATGGCTCGCGCGCAAGTCGCTGCGGTTGAAGGCGAGACCGACTTGCCGGCACTGCAAGCCGCAGGTGTAACACCTCAGGCAGGGGAGTGA